Below is a genomic region from Chloracidobacterium sp..
CGGTTTCTTGCTCTTTGCAAGGCGGAACCGTGTCAATGCGAAGAATGTCAGCTACGCGGTCGTATTTGAAAATCAGTTTCGCGCTCACTTTTCAACTCTCGCCGCTGAACTCTGAAAACTCTTCGCCACATTTTTTGAGAATCGCTTGTTTTACCTCTGCGCTCAAACGAAAGTTTGTCCGCTCCACCTTGTCTAACACCGCTTTTGCCGAAACGATATACCCATTCAGTTTCGCATCTGCAATAATACCCAGCGTTCCCGTAAAGGCAATTCCTAACTCACGCGCATACTTTCTTCCTCTCAAATCGTCT
It encodes:
- a CDS encoding DUF3368 domain-containing protein, encoding DDLRGRKYARELGIAFTGTLGIIADAKLNGYIVSAKAVLDKVERTNFRLSAEVKQAILKKCGEEFSEFSGES